The sequence ACTTTTCTTTTTGAAAAAGAAATTTCGAAATGGACTTCCTTTAGTTTATATTTTTTTATAATTTCGTATCAAAATAAAAAGACAGATATGCAATTTACAGACAATTTTTTAAACACCGATAAAATCGAAATCGAAGGACAATACATTTCGTTATTTGACAATGAAGGAAAAGAAATGAAATTTTTTGTAGGAGAAGCTGTAAAAACAGTTTCTTGGGTAGATAATAAATTAATGGTGACATTAGAAAACGACTCAATCAGATTATACAAAGACACTATTAATTTTGGTGATTTTTAATAAAACTTACAAAGTTATTAAACATAAAAAAACTCATTGAAAATATTTCAGTGAGTTTTTTTGTTACGAAAAAAAGGTAATAAAAAAAACTCTCAATTTCTTGAGAGTTTTTTTATGTTTATTCTTCGTCTTCGTCTTCGTCATCAAAATCTTCAGTTGAAGATTTTTCTGCATCTTCATCTTCATCATCGAATTCAGGAAGGTCTTTCTTTTCTTCTTCTTCATCCTCATCATCCGATTCTAAATCAATATCTTTTACATTGATTGAATCAACAGGAATTACAACATCTTCTTCCTCTTCGTCGTCAAAGTTTACGATACGATCAGCTAATTTAGTACTAACTTTTACTAAGTAAATAGTATCTTCAGTTCTAACTTCTACAGCTTCAACCATTTCGTTTTTAGCATTTTTAAATCGAATGATATCGGCATCATCATAACCATCAGGAAATTTCTCAACCAACATAGTTAAGATTTCGTTTGTTAATTTCGCGTAATCAACAATTATTCTTTTCATTTAATTCTTACTTTATTTCGAGTCAAAAA comes from Flavobacterium sp. I3-2 and encodes:
- a CDS encoding DNA primase yields the protein MKRIIVDYAKLTNEILTMLVEKFPDGYDDADIIRFKNAKNEMVEAVEVRTEDTIYLVKVSTKLADRIVNFDDEEEEDVVIPVDSINVKDIDLESDDEDEEEEKKDLPEFDDEDEDAEKSSTEDFDDEDEDEE